A single region of the Sorghum bicolor cultivar BTx623 chromosome 7, Sorghum_bicolor_NCBIv3, whole genome shotgun sequence genome encodes:
- the LOC110437230 gene encoding uncharacterized protein LOC110437230: MLPRGRGRGRGVPLNPPATIEQLAVQTQLMEALVNNQQNHPIGGAPPRDKRGEFLKGHPPVFTHATDPLEADDWLRAVEKQLNIAQCDDRQKVLFASGQLQGEAQTWWESFEYGRPPNAPVITWLEFKENFGSYHIPEGLIELKAEEFRNLKQGSMTVPEYRDKFAQLSRYAPSEVANDADKQRLFLKGLYDGL, translated from the coding sequence ATGCTGCCAAGAGGTAGAGGACGTGGAAGGGGTGTTCCACTCAACCCACCTGCCACCATCGAACAGCTAGCAGTCCAGACGCAGCTTATGGAAGCCCTGGTGAACAACCAACAGAATCATCCAATCGGAGGGGCACCTCCACGTGATAAGCGGGGTGAATTTTTGAAAGGTCATCCCCCTGTGTTCACACATGCCACTGATCCACTGGAGGCAGATGACTGGCTTCGTGCAGTGGAGAAGCAACTCAACATAGCACAGTGTGATGATAGGCAGAAGGTGTTGTTCGCAtctggacaacttcagggagaagctcagacatggtgggagtcgtttGAGTATGGACGACCTCCCAATGCACCTGTTATCACATGGCTGGAGTTCAAGGAGAACTTTGGGTCTTACCACATACCAGAAGGGTTAATAGAACTGAAGGCAGAGGAGTTCCGAAATTTGAAGCAGGGATCTATGACAGTTCCAGAGTACCGGGACAAGTTTGCTCAGTTGTCGCGCTATGCTCCCAGTGAGGTGGCTAATGATGCTGATAAACAGCGCCTCTTTTTGAAGGGATTGTATGATGGGCTCTAA
- the LOC110437231 gene encoding uncharacterized protein LOC110437231 — protein sequence MEAYCKEVCKLEDKFHSLELIHVARRYNEAADELAKIASTQGTVPPDAFSRDLLEPSIDLGAGASSKTPTPEPADAIEALLTAVEVMEVEQTSQHPGQPFDWRTPFLDCLIRCELPED from the coding sequence atggaggcctACTGCAAGGAGGTATGCAAGcttgaggacaagttccacagcCTCGAGCTCATTCATGTCGCACGGCGATACAATGAAGCGGCCGATGAGCTTGCCAAGATTGCGTCCACTCAAGGCACTGTTCCACCAGATGCATTTTCAAGGGACTTGCTCGAGCCATCTATCGACCTAGGCGCGGGGGCAAGCTCCAAAACTCCCACTCCCGAGCCCGCCGACGCGATCGAGGCCCTGCTGACGGCGGTAGAAGTAATGGAGGTTGAGCAAACCTCTCAACACCCCGGTCAaccattcgactggcgcacgcccttcctcgactgcctgatcCGGTGTGAATTGCCAGAAGATTGA